ATTGGAAGAATCTACCCTAAATAAATTGGGCTTAAAACCGGAGCCAATTGCCACGCAAGTTGTCCAAAGAGACAGACACGCTGAATTTCTCCTAACATTGGCTTTAATATCTTCATCAATAGAAAAATTCGCGTTAGAAATAAGACACCTGCAACGAACAGAAGTGCGCGAAGCCGAAGAACCTTTTGGTAAAACTCAAAAGGGCTCTTCAGCTATGCCTCATAAACGAAATCCGATTCTGTGCGAAAGGATATGCGGTTTGGCAAGAATAATAAAATCAAACGGAATAGTATCTTTAGAAAATATTCCTCTGTGGCACGAAAGAGACATTTCGCATTCTTCCGCAGAAAGAGTAATCATCCCGGATTCTTGTATTCTTATCGACTACATTCTGCAAAAATTTATCTTTGTAATTGAAAATTTATCTATATTCCCTGCAAGGATGAAACAGAATTTGGCGATAAGCGGAGGACTCATTTACTCACAGAAAATAGTTACGGCGCTCATAAATAAAGGAATGGATAGAGAGAAAGCATACAATGTGGTCCAAAAACATGCTTTAGAAAGTTACGACACAAAAAAAGATTTTAAATCCTTGATTTGTAAAGACAAAGAAATAAACAAACGCATAAGTAAAAAAGAGTTAGATGCATGCTTTTATTTCTCATCTCTTCTTAAAAATGTAAACAAAATATTTCAAAGATTGGGCATTGAAAAATAGGTAAAAAAGTGGAAGAAAAAAATAACTCAACACATCCTTTGGATAATATTGTAAAAGAGATTAAAGCCTGCAAGAAATGTCATCTTGCGAAAACCCGCACAAATGCCGTTCCTGGCGAAGGGGATAAACAAACAGAAATTATCTTCATAGGCGAAGCGCCCGGACGCAATGAAGACATTCAGGCAAAGCCCTTCGTGGGACAAGCGGGAAAAATCCTTGATAATCTTCTCAGAGAAATAGGTCTTGATAGAAAA
The sequence above is drawn from the bacterium genome and encodes:
- a CDS encoding adenylosuccinate lyase codes for the protein MIERYTLKEMGDIWNEKNRYTKWLEVELAACDEMQKEGLVPKGIVGKIKKKAKINLDLIHAFEKSNNHEVIAFLDSLAKMVGDEAKYIHLGLTSSDIMDTGLALQMKDASKIILKDLDVLITILKKQALKHKNTVMIGRTHGIHAQPITLGLKFALWWEEIKRNRLRFKNAMESISYGKISGAVGTFTHTSPKLEESTLNKLGLKPEPIATQVVQRDRHAEFLLTLALISSSIEKFALEIRHLQRTEVREAEEPFGKTQKGSSAMPHKRNPILCERICGLARIIKSNGIVSLENIPLWHERDISHSSAERVIIPDSCILIDYILQKFIFVIENLSIFPARMKQNLAISGGLIYSQKIVTALINKGMDREKAYNVVQKHALESYDTKKDFKSLICKDKEINKRISKKELDACFYFSSLLKNVNKIFQRLGIEK